The following are from one region of the Nicotiana tabacum cultivar K326 chromosome 3, ASM71507v2, whole genome shotgun sequence genome:
- the LOC107771268 gene encoding pentatricopeptide repeat-containing protein At5g39350-like, producing MNGPSKPLSKKLTNLKRVVETTATAAEQCKSLLDHCAKTKSLRSTKGVHGYTITLGLLQSLSSTHLLSLLTAAYAICGHTSYARKVFDELPQRTLLAYRSMIRMYTEKGLPNVALKLFGEMLRSDKHKPDRHTFPYVIRACSDLFLLQQGVVIHGLTVISGFMWDTFVGNSLLTMYMSCGDKKGARRVFDAMQARTIVTWNTMISGYCRNDSPKEALMTFKRMEDAGVDADCATVLSLLPACGRLKDFEMGREVHSLVEELSFWDNLSVRNAVVDMYVKCSRMDEARLVFEKMIDRDVVTWTTMIHGFISDGDIKNALWFSQRMQLEGVKPNAVTLSSLLAACASLPHLRLGKCLHAWAIRQDLQSDVNVETGLIDMYAKCNCFRLGYQVFAKTSKKRTVPWNAILSGCLHNELAREAIELFKLMLSEAVKPNDATLKSVLPAFAIEADLRQALSIHSYLVRSGFVTRTEVATGLVDIYSKCGNLDNSHKIFNGIPKKERDIILWSTLIAGYGMHGHGETSLSLFNQMVQSGIKPNEVTFTSVLHACAHAGLVDDGLCLFNFMLRNHSDSLRTDHYTCMVDLLGRAGRLEEAYELIKTMILEPSHAIWGALLGACVIHENVELGELAARWLFKLEPENTGNYVLLGKIYSAVGRWKDAENVRVLMDEIGLVKTPAQSVIGATSR from the coding sequence ATGAATGGCCCATCTAAGCCACTGTCCAAGAAATTGACGAACCTTAAACGAGTCGTTGAAACAACTGCCACAGCAGCAGAGCAATGCAAGTCTCTCCTAGACCATTGCGCCAAAACCAAATCTTTAAGAAGCACCAAAGGAGTCCATGGCTATACCATTACCCTCGGCCTCCTTCAATCCCTCAGCTCCACCCATTTGCTTTCTCTGCTGACAGCAGCATATGCAATCTGTGGTCACACTTCGTACGCTCGTAAAGTGTTCGATGAATTGCCTCAACGAACCTTACTGGCATACAGGTCCATGATTAGGATGTACACCGAGAAGGGGTTGCCTAACGTTGCGCTCAAACTCTTTGGGGAAATGCTGCGATCTGATAAACACAAGCCTGACAGACATACTTTTCCGTATGTGATTAGGGCATGCAGTGACTTGTTCTTACTTCAGCAGGGTGTTGTTATTCATGGGTTGACTGTTATAAGTGGGTTTATGTGGGACACTTTTGTGGGAAATTCACTTTTGACCATGTATATGAGTTGTGGAGATAAGAAGGGCGCTAGGAGGGTCTTTGATGCAATGCAGGCTCGAACCATTGTGACCTGGAACACTATGATCAGTGGGTATTGCCGAAATGATAGTCCCAAGGAGGCCCTAATGACTTTCAAGAGAATGGAAGATGCTGGTGTTGACGCTGATTGTGCCACTGTGCTTTCCCTATTGCCTGCGTGTGGGCGTCTGAAGGATTTTGAGATGGGTAGAGAGGTTCACTCACTGGTCGAAGAATTAAGTTTTTGGGACAATTTGTCTGTTAGGAATGCTGTCGTTGATATGTACGTTAAGTGCAGTAGAATGGATGAGGCAAGGTTGGTTTTTGAGAAGATGATTGATAGAGACGTGGTGACTTGGACTACAATGATCCATGGGTTCATTTCAGATGGTGACATAAAAAATGCGCTGTGGTTTTCTCAAAGGATGCAGCTTGAAGGTGTAAAGCCGAATGCGGTAACTCTGTCATCACTTCTTGCTGCATGCGCCAGTTTGCCTCATTTGAGGCTTGGTAAATGCTTGCATGCTTGGGCTATAAGGCAGGACCTTCAGTCTGATGTTAATGTAGAAACTGGCCTTATTGACATGTATGCTAAATGCAATTGTTTTAGACTTGGCTATCAGGTGTTTGCAAAGACTAGCAAGAAGAGGACTGTCCCATGGAATGCAATTTTGTCTGGGTGCCTTCATAATGAGCTTGCAAGAGAAGCGATAGAGCTTTTCAAGCTAATGTTATCAGAAGCTGTCAAACCAAATGATGCAACCCTGAAAAGTGTACTTCCTGCATTTGCAATTGAAGCTGATCTCAGGCAAGCGTTGAGCATACACAGCTATCTTGTAAGATCCGGATTTGTTACAAGAACTGAGGTAGCTACTGGTTTAGTTGATATATACTCAAAATGTGGAAACTTAGATAATAGTCACAAGATCTTCAATGGGATACCCAAGAAAGAAAGAGACATAATTTTGTGGAGTACGTTAATAGCTGGTTATGGGATGCATGGGCACGGCGAGACGTCTCTGTCACTGTTTAATCAGATGGTGCAATCTGGGATCAAACCTAACGAAGTCACTTTCACCTCGGTTTTGCATGCTTGTGCTCATGCTGGTTTGGTGGATGACGGTCTTTGTTTGTTTAATTTCATGCTTAGAAATCACTCTGATAGTCTTAGAACAGATCATTATACCTGTATGGTTGATCTTCTAGGTCGAGCCGGACGACTTGAGGAAGCATATGAACTTATAAAAACTATGATTCTCGAACCAAGTCATGCCATCTGGGGTGCACTGCTAGGGGCCTGTGTGATACATGAAAATGTGGAACTGGGAGAATTGGCTGCAAGGTGGCTATTTAAGCTGGAGCCAGAGAACACAGGAAATTATGTACTGTTGGGAAAGATCTATTCTGCAGTTGGAAGATGGAAAGATGCAGAGAATGTGAGAGTTTTGATGGATGAAATCGGACTAGTAAAGACTCCAGCTCAAAGTGTCATTGGGGCGACAAGTAGGTga
- the LOC107771266 gene encoding uncharacterized protein LOC107771266, with amino-acid sequence MASHHHYHHHPTVAATNPTPISAVCYCYSCYPTPSPYPHPPPTNPPHSTPPYTHYPTPQTHFCASHLTSPPPPYNPPTQCQCQPLNQNHQYFQEVDHRVNKIPEQQTQRIVTSLLRRIAALESSLRRSSSISPRSRQSLRDAAARTIQTHFRAFLARRSRTLRQLKQLASIKTTLNILKSSVSGKPHFDTQAVSHRAMDLLVKLDSIQGDDQLIRDGKRSINNELTRFMKVINGVSVFSSRVVKNVRSGNKSRVFNSDREVELGTNLNEAIDKFVATVNESEEEEEEEEHLKNPRVSEARKSGVLRRNRDEGGLKPKQKKSVSFAENVDGQESFDADEIELMKNLSRRVEKIGALSKDDAEVDEEEDGGRYSGSSDNEIMDPNYYISRKDDGYNERNVRDEDENETESFLFSAPLPVKMEARAAADYINNRKKGVKIVDN; translated from the exons ATGGCTTCTCACCATCACTACCACCACCACCCCACGGTGGCCGCCACCAACCCCACCCCTATCTCCGCCGTCTGTTACTGCTATTCTTGTTACCCCACCCCATCCCCGTACCCTCATCCTCCACCAACAAATCCACCACACTCCACTCCCCCTTATACCCACTACCCCACTCCACAGACTCACTTCTGTGCTTCCCATCTAACCTCACCCCCACCACCCTACAACCCTCCTACCCAGTGTCAATGCCAACCCCTTAACCAAAATCATCAATATTTTCAAGAAGTCGATCATCGAGTCAACAAAATACCAGAACAGCAAACTCAACGCATTGTTACATCTCTTCTCCGTCGGATCGCCGCCTTAGAATCTTCCCTCCGCCGCAGCTCTTCTATTTCTCCTCGTTCTCGTCAGTCCCTACGCGATGCTGCAGCGCGTACTATTCAAACGCACTTCAGAGCCTTCCTTGCTCGTAGATCGAGAACCCTCCGGCAGCTAAAACAGCTGGCTTCCATCAAAACAACTCTCAATATTCTCAAATCGTCAGTTTCTGGTAAACCCCATTTTGATACTCAAGCTGTTTCTCACAGAGCTATGGATTTACTTGTTAAACTTGATTCTATTCAG GGGGATGATCAATTAATTAGAGATGGTAAAAGGTCGATAAACAACGAACTGACTAGATTTATGAAGGTAATTAATGGGGTTTCGGTATTTTCAAGTAGAGTAGTGAAGAATGTGAGGAGTGGCAACAAATCTAGGGTTTTTAACAGTGACCGTGAAGTGGAACTTGGCACAAATCTTAACGAAGCCATCGATAAGTTTGTTGCTACGGTAAATGAatctgaagaggaagaggaagaggaggagCACCTAAAAAATCCTAGAGTTTCTGAAGCTAGAAAATCTGGGGTTTTAAGACGAAATAGGGATGAAGGTGGGCTTaaaccaaaacaaaagaaatcTGTGAGCTTTGCAGAAAATGTTGATGGGCAAGAATCATTTGATGCTGATGAGATAGAGCTGATGAAAAACCTTAGCAGAAGAGTTGAAAAAATTGGAGCTTTATCCAAGGATGACGCTGAAGTTGATGAGGAAGAAGATGGAGGCCGGTATAGTGGAAGTAGTGATAATGAAATAATGGATCCAAATTACTACATTTCAAGAAAAGATGATGGTTATAATGAAAGGAATGTGAGAGATGAGGATGAGAATGAAACTGAGAGTTTCTTGTTCTCAGCACCATTGCCTGTGAAGATGGAAGCTAGAGCTGCAGCTGATTATATCAACAACAGGAAAAAGGGTGTCAAGATAGTTGACAATTGA
- the LOC107771270 gene encoding uncharacterized protein LOC107771270 has protein sequence MEETPEQKHRCRFCNQSCSSGRSLGGHMRVHLDLISAEKKQKIEAENKMGSEEEEEGDNHFDNLSISEQSDCSMSQEKGNNISTNDVDDIDSVGYGLRENPRKSWRVSELKLSSMKTKNLCKECGKEFSSTQALSGHLRTHSKKGTTEKSHICEKCGKGFASTRALYGHMKVHVKRSRDDQESESSKQSLSDFETVCPIRKKRSKIKYKTDANPESSYAISEVEETEEAAKTLMMLSCGVRDWDEYLSISKPLKNENVSIPETKAGCSDSGCVDGYEKKCENEVINDEFSGKLMMINTEITRVCYSTTILGLDNDPRSDLAFLNSCSVKNAGVDFQVLNPEKNFVSDMVNSQLERIDNSPVELGTIGVMRTSPEPIKSKDHKCPICFKIFPSGQSLGGHKRAHYTGFNESKTKETMVKKLEDLTDNHRSFDLNNPVNVVDGGEKDVVELNLWWVGGSS, from the coding sequence ATGGAAGAAACACCAGAACAGAAGCATAGATGCAGGTTTTGTAACCAGAGTTGCAGTAGTGGGAGGTCATTGGGAGGTCACATGCGGGTTCATTTAGACTTGATTTCAGcagaaaagaaacagaaaattgAAGCTGAAAACAAGATgggttctgaagaagaagaagaaggtgataATCATTTCGATAATTTGAGCATTTCAGAGCAATCTGACTGTAGCATGAGTCAAGAAAAGGGCAATAATATCAGCACTAACGATGTTGATGATATTGACTCAGTTGGTTATggtttaagagaaaatccaagaaaatctTGGAGGGTTTCTGAGTTAAAGCTTAGCTCTATGAAAACGAAAAACCTCTGTAAAGAATGTGGCAAAGAATTTTCCTCTACACAAGCTCTATCAGGTCATTTAAGGACTCATTCGAAAAAAGGAACAACTGAAAAAAGTCATATTTGTGAGAAATGTGGTAAAGGTTTTGCTTCAACGAGAGCTCTTTATGGTCATATGAAAGTTCACGTGAAAAGATCAAGGGATGATCAAGAATCTGAATCATCAAAACAAAGTTTGTCTGATTTTGAGACTGTGTGTCCAATTCGGAAGAAGAGATCAAAGATAAAGTACAAGACTGATGCAAACCCTGAATCCTCTTATGCAATTAGTGAAGTTGAAGAAACGGAAGAGGCTGCTAAGACTTTGATGATGCTTTCTTGTGGTGTGAGAGACTGGGATGAATACCTTTCAATTTCAAAGCCTCTTAAAAATGAAAATGTCTCAATTCCTGAGACTAAGGCTGGCTGTTCTGATTCTGGCTGTGTTGATGGTTATGAAAAGAAGTGTGAAAATGAGGtaataaatgatgaattttcagGCAAGTTGATGATGATCAACACTGAGATTACAAGGGTCTGTTACTCTACTACCATACTGGGATTGGATAATGATCCAAGGTCGGATCTTGCTTTTCTGAATTCTTGTTCAGTCAAGAATGCAGGGGTTGATTTTCAGGTGCTGAATCCAGAGAAAAACTTTGTATCTGATATGGTCAATTCCCAGCTTGAAAGAATTGATAATAGTCCAGTTGAATTGGGAACAATTGGAGTAATGAGGACAAGTCCTGAGCCTATCAAAAGCAAGGATCACAAATGTCCAATATGTTTCAAGATTTTTCCATCAGGCCAATCTTTGGGAGGCCACAAAAGGGCTCATTATACTGGATTCAATGAAAGCAAAACTAAAGAGACTATGGTGAAAAAATTGGAGGATCTTACTGATAATCATAGAAGTTTTGATTTGAATAATCCTGTAAATGTTGTGGATGGAGGGGAAAAAGATGTTGTTGAGCTCAACCTTTGGTGGGTTGGTGGAAGTAGTTGA
- the LOC107771267 gene encoding UDP-glucose 6-dehydrogenase 3-like: MVKICCIGAGYVGGPTMAVIALKCPNIEVAVVDISVPRITAWNSDQLPIYEPGLDDVVKQCRGKNLFFSTDVEKHVREADIVFVSVNTPTKTRGLGAGKAADLTYWESAARMIADVSKSDKIVVEKSTVPVKTAEAIEKILTHNSKGINFQILSNPEFLAEGTAIEDLFKPDRVLIGGRETPGGQKAIQTLKDVYAHWVPEDCIITTNLWSAELSKLAANAFLAQRISSVNAMSALCEATGANVSQVSYAVGKDSRIGPKFLNASVGFGGSCFQKDILNLVYICECNGLPEVAEYWKQVIKINDYQKNRFVNRVVASMFNTVSNKKVAILGFAFKKDTGDTRETPAIDVCKGLLGDKARLSIYDPQVQEDQIQRDLSMNKFDWDHPLHLQPMSPTTKKLVSVTWDAYEATKDAHAVCILTEWDEFKTLDYQRIYENMQKPAFIFDGRNVVNVDKLREIGFIVYSIGKPLDAWLKDMPAVA, from the coding sequence atggTGAAGATTTGCTGCATAGGAGCTGGATATGTTGGTGGCCCCACCATGGCCGTCATTGCACTCAAATGCCCTAACATTGAAGTGGCCGTTGTTGATATCTCTGTGCCTCGCATCACTGCCTGGAATAGTGACCAGCTCCCCATCTATGAGCCAGGCCTTGACGATGTAGTTAAGCAGTGCCGAGGCAAGAACCTCTTTTTCAGCACAGATGTGGAGAAACATGTACGTGAGGCTGATATAGTTTTTGTTTCTGTCAACACCCCTACCAAGACCAGGGGTCTTGGAGCAGGCAAGGCTGCAGACCTTACGTACTGGGAGAGTGCAGCCCGTATGATTGCCgatgtctcgaaatctgacaaaattgtTGTTGAGAAATCAACTGTTCCAGTCAAAACTGCTGAGGCAATTGAAAAAATTTTGACCCACAACAGCAAGGGAATTAACTTCCAGATCCTCTCAAACCCTGAATTTCTTGCAGAGGGTACCGCAATTGAAGACCTCTTTAAACCTGACAGGGTCCTAATTGGAGGCCGGGAAACTCCAGGAGGCCAGAAGGCTATCCAGACATTGAAGGATGTTTATGCTCATTGGGTTCCTGAAGACTGTATTATTACCACCAACTTGTGGTCCGCTGAGCTCTCAAAGTTGGCTGCCAATGCATTCTTGGCACAAAGAATCTCTTCTGTGAATGCCATGTCAGCTCTATGCGAGGCTACTGGAGCGAATGTTTCACAGGTGTCATATGCTGTTGGTAAGGACTCAAGGATTGGTCCCAAGTTCCTCAACGCTAGTGTTGGTTTTGGTGGATCTTGCTTCCAGAAGGATATTCTGAACCTGGTTTACATTTGTGAGTGCAATGGTCTGCCTGAGGTTGCTGAATACTGGAAACAAGTTATCAAGATCAATGACTATCAGAAGAATCGTTTTGTCAACCGCGTTGTAGCCTCTATGTTCAACACAGTCTCAAACAAGAAAGTTGCAATCCTAGGTTTTGCTTTCAAGAAAGACACTGGTGATACCCGAGAGACCCCTGCTATTGATGTATGCAAGGGACTGTTGGGGGATAAGGCTAGGTTGAGCATATATGATCCTCAGGTGCAAGAGGACCAAATCCAGAGAGACCTCTCGATGAACAAGTTTGACTGGGATCATCCCCTTCACCTCCAGCCAATGAGTCCCACAACCAAGAAACTAGTCAGTGTTACTTGGGATGCCTACGAGGCAACAAAGGATGCCCATGCTGTCTGCATTCTCACAGAGTGGGACGAGTTCAAGACCCTTGATTACCAGAGGATATATGAAAACATGCAAAAACCCGCTTTCATTTTTGATGGCAGGAATGTTGTGAACGTTGACAAGCTAAGAGAGATTGGCTTTATTGTCTACTCAATTGGTAAGCCGCTCGATGCCTGGCTTAAGGACATGCCTGCTGTCGCTTAG